The genomic stretch GAAGCAGCTGAGGTCGATGAAGAGGAATCTGCCGATGCTCAGCCTGAAGGTGAAAACGAACAATAATAGCTTAAGGCGTAACCCTCCCGCGGTTACGTCTTTTGTGCTAGAATGAGAAGAATTATAGCCCGTTTATGAAGACGGGAGTTATGTGACTAAGGGAGGATTCGCCATGCTTGTGATTGCCGGTCTCGGAAACCCGGGGAAGAACTATGAAAATACACGGCATAATGTCGGATTTATGGTGATAGATCAGCTTGCAAAGGAATGGAATATAGAGCTGAATCAAAATAAATTTAACGGATTATACGGAACCGGATTTGTTTCCGGCAAAAAGGTTCTACTTGTTAAACCGCTTACATATATGAATTTATCAGGAGAATGTTTGCGGCCTTTAATGGACTACTATGATGTCGATAACGAAGATTTGACAGTCATTTACGACGACCTTGACCTTCCGACTGGCAAGATCCGTTTAAGAACGAAAGGAAGCGCCGGAGGGCACAATGGCATCAAATCACTGATCCAGCATCTTGGAACGTCCGAGTTTGACCGTATCCGCATCGGAATCGGCCGGCCTGTAAACGGCATGAAGGTCGTTGATTATGTGTTAGGCTCCTTTACCAAGGAGGAGGCACCTGAGATCGAAGAAGCGGTTGATAAATCTGTGAAGGCTTGTGAGGCTTCTTTGAGTAAACCGTTTTTAGAAGTCATGAACGAATTTAACGCAAAGGTATAAAATGTAACAACAAAGTCCATACTACACCAAAATGACTTTTTCATCAGGAGGACCCTTGTATGGCTTTGCATTATTATTGTCGTCATTGCGGAGTGAAAGTAGGCAGTCTCGAATCTTCAATGGTATCGACAGACTCACTTGGATTTCAGCACTTAACAAATGAGGAAAGAAACGATATGATTTCTTATAAAGAAAATGGAGATGTCCATGTTTTGACGATATGTGAAGACTGCCAAGAGGCGCTTGACCGAAATCCGCATTACCACGAATATCACACATTTATTCAATAAAAAGCTTTGGTGTAGACACTAGACCAAAGCGTTTTTCTGTTCTCGCAGGAAACAGAGAGGAGGGGCCATATGGACAACATTCAAACCTTTATAAAAGAAAGCGATGACTTTAAATCCATCATCAACGGTTTACACGAGGGCCTGAAGGAACAGCTGCTCGCGGGTCTGTCGGGTTCCGCGCGTTCTGTTTTTACTTCTGCTCTGGCTAATGAAACGAATAAGCCTATCTTTCTCATCACCCATAACTTATATCAAGCCCAGAAAGTAACAGATGATCTGACTTCACTTCTAGAGGATCGGTCTGTCCTTTTGTACCCCGTCAATGAACTCATTTCATCAGAAATCGCAGTTGCAAGCCCTGAATTGCGGGCGCAGCGATTAGATGTCATTAATAGACTAACGAATGGAGAAGCGCCAATTGTCGTTGCTCCGGTAGCTGCAATCAGAAGAATGCTGCCGCCTGTTGAGGTGTGGAAAAGCAGCCAGATGCTCATTCAAGTAGGCCATGATATTGAACCTGACCAGCTTGCCTCACGGCTGGTAGAGGTAGGGTATGAGCGGTCTGATATGGTTTCTGCGCCCGGGGAATTCAGTATTCGCGGGGGAATCATTGACATTTATCCGCTGACTTCAGAGAATCCGGTGAGAATTGAACTTTTTGACACCGAGGTGGATTCAATCCGCAGCTTTAATTCAGATGATCAGCGGTCAATTGAGACCCTTACCTCGATCAATATCGGTCCCGCGAAGGAATTAATTATCAGACCGGAAGAAAAAGCGCGGGCGATGGAGAAAATCGATAGTGGTCTTGCCGCGAGCTTGAAAA from Bacillus subtilis subsp. subtilis str. 168 encodes the following:
- the pth gene encoding peptidyl-tRNA hydrolase (Evidence 1a: Function from experimental evidences in the studied strain; PubMedId: 8635758, 12100553, 12682299; Product type e: enzyme), whose amino-acid sequence is MLVIAGLGNPGKNYENTRHNVGFMVIDQLAKEWNIELNQNKFNGLYGTGFVSGKKVLLVKPLTYMNLSGECLRPLMDYYDVDNEDLTVIYDDLDLPTGKIRLRTKGSAGGHNGIKSLIQHLGTSEFDRIRIGIGRPVNGMKVVDYVLGSFTKEEAPEIEEAVDKSVKACEASLSKPFLEVMNEFNAKV
- the fin gene encoding protein required for the switch from F to G during sporulation (anti sigma F) (Evidence 1a: Function from experimental evidences in the studied strain; PubMedId: 21037003, 28598017; Product type f: factor), which codes for MALHYYCRHCGVKVGSLESSMVSTDSLGFQHLTNEERNDMISYKENGDVHVLTICEDCQEALDRNPHYHEYHTFIQ